In Leucoraja erinacea ecotype New England chromosome 15, Leri_hhj_1, whole genome shotgun sequence, the following proteins share a genomic window:
- the LOC129704021 gene encoding uncharacterized protein LOC129704021, with translation MVQLKSNCCMSHSAISQMSNHNGSYLRGCYLVVDVMYRGSPLRLINVYASPVWSERLAVLQQLPVLLATSRQLVLAGDFNCIIDAAGRSGSADNRLDITSKFLMEMVKDAKLHDAFSDPAGGSQPRFTWSRSDSSARSQIDFVFTTKAVTVRHTDLTPVFFSDHCLLQASCHLQEDQKAGRGTWKLKVKLLTPENVEELKRDYARWRTVRPLFDSLTLWWEAPKENIKRFFIVKGV, from the coding sequence atggtccaactaaaatcaaactgctgcatgagtcacagtgccatctcacagatgtccaatcacaatggatcttatttacgaggatgttacctcgTGGTGGATGTTATGTACCGTGGTTCTCCGCTCCGGCTGATTAATGTGTATGCCTCACCCGTGTGGAGCGAGCGGCTGgccgttctccagcagctcccagtgctgttggccacgtcccggcagctcgttctggccggtgacttcaactgcatcattgatgcgGCTGGACGATCCGGCAGTGCTGACAACAGACTGGACATCACGTCCAAGTTCCTGATGGAAATGGTAAAAGACGCAAAGCTGCACGATGCCTTCAGCGACCCTGCAGGTGGGTCCCAGCCGCggttcacctggtcgagatcgGACAGTTCAGCCCGGTCCCAGATAGACTTCGTCTTCACGACGAAGGCTGTCACGGTGAGACACACCGACCTCACGccggtgttcttctctgaccactgcctccttcaggcttcctgtcacctacaggaggaccagaaggcaggcagagggacgtggaagttaaaagtgaagctgttgaccccagagaacgttgaggagctaaagagggactacgctcgttggagaacggtgaggcccctctttgactccctgacactctggtgggaagcacccaaggaaaacattaagaggttcttcatagttaaaggggtttag